Genomic DNA from bacterium (Candidatus Blackallbacteria) CG13_big_fil_rev_8_21_14_2_50_49_14:
AATACCCTGCTCGCTGCCTTGCGCTGAATAAGTTATTGCAAAAAAATACAGGTTCAGGCCTTAATGATTGGCATCTTTACAGGCTGTTGTTATACTCTGATAGGAATATGACAAGCCCTATGAATAAAAAACTCAATTTAAAAATATGCATCGCCCTTTTGGGAGCATCTTGCCTGCTGGTACTTGGAGCCTGTGCTTCTGAATCAGAATCTCAGAACAGTGGAAGTTCGATGCCTCCAGGCACAAAAATACAGTTAAAATCTGAAATAATGTATTGTTGTTGGGAAGATCTGCTCAAATTCGCAGAAACAAAAGGGTTAGCGTATCAGGAATTGTATCAGAAAGCCTTGAACGGGGACGCAAATGCTTTGGATAAACTCTTGCTCTTTTCTAAGGAACTGGATTTACGCAACAGTTCGGCCCATGCCGTCGCCCTCACGAGTTTGCTCTATGGTTTAGGAGACAGCGCTTTTGCCAAACAACTGAAAAGCCTGGAAGCAAAAGGGGAACTCAAACAGGAGCACCCTTATTTCAAAGAAACAATGAAAGAAAACTTACGCAATTTACTCGAATCAGGAGCCTCTTTTAGCTCGGCAGCTGAATTAAAGGGTTTCAGCTTAGCAAATTACGCTCAAACAGCAGCACAACTGGGCTATACGACGCAGGGCAACCAATAAAAGATTGACAAAAACACAGATTCTATCGTCAATTCTCCAAACTCAATGAATTTCAACCTGTCCCTTAAAGAAATAGCCAATACCCCTGGAGGTTTCAATCAACTCCTCACCCTCAGTGATTTTATTCAGTTTACGCCGCAGGCGTTGAATATGGGTGTCAACGGTACGCCCCCCCACCTGAGGATCTGACCAAACAAATTCCAATAATTCATCTCGGGTAATCACCCGGCCCGAATGTTTGACCAAATAGGCCAATAAATCAAATTCCCGACGGCGCATATCGATTTCAACACCGGCCCAAAAGACTTTGCGCTTTTGAAAATTAAGCGAAAATTTGCCTGAGACCATGGCTTGATCACTTGAATTATTATCCTGGGCCAGACGGCGCAAGAGAACCCGAAAACGGGCACGCAGTTGAGCAGGCTCAATCGGCTTGACAATATAATCTTCAGCTCCAGCTTCTAAACCCGAAACAATTTCAAAGGTATCCGAAATGCCCGAAATTAACATTACTAGAATCTGAGGGCTGATTGTTTTGACCCTTTGACAAACTTCAATTCCATTTAAAGAACTTTCATCAAGTAAGATATCTGAAATCAGGATATGGGGTTTGAAAATATCAATCGCCATAAAACAACTTTCAGAATCTGTAATCCATTGAACTTCTACGGATTCATTTTGAAGAACACGGGCAATCAAAGCAGCACTGATTTCATCATCTTCGAGAATCAAAACCCGAGTTCGATCAGTTGAGTCAGCTTTACGAATCGTGTTTTGTAGGGTTGAAACAATTTTATTTTTCATTATTTAATTGTATTAAATTTATTGGAGTCGGAACTGACTAAAGTTGAAATTAAACTGAAACATTGAACTGATTATTCCTGGCAACCATTGCTACCATCATGATAACTGAACCAGCAAGCATCTGTCTTTAATTTTCAATTAAATCTAATGCAATATTTATTTAAAATAACTGGGACGTCAAAACCAAGCAAAAGGTTCCAGATTCAACCGTGCTAAAACAGCATAAAAGCTACTTTTATGCCCAGATTTGACAGACCCTTTCAAACGGTCGAAAAAGCCTTCTTTTTGTAACTATTCAATTATAAAAAACCGAACAGAAAAACAGTGAAATCAAAACCATGTACTTAAATCAGATACTTACAATCGATTTCACAGTTTATTTCTCATGGTAAAATGCCAATCAGGAATAATCAGAATCCTGTAATGCGACAAAGGAGTCTGTTGGATGCTTGCTGCTCTGCAAAATCAAAATTGGTTTCAATCTCTGCGCAACTATTTGCCCGCCTATTTTATAGAGAATACTTTTATTACACTTTTCGGCCTGAGCAAGGTGCCCATGCTGTTTTTTCTACAACCCCGCGTGATTGCACTCACCGATAAAAAATGTATTATCAAAATCCCCTTGAGCTGGCGCAGCAAAAACCACCTGAATTCCATGTATTTTGGCGCCTTGGCTGCAGGAGCAGACTGTGCAGGTGGCTTCATGGCGATGAAAATTGTCTATGAAGAAAAATGGCCGATTTCGATTGTCTTTAAAGATTTTCAAGCTGAATTTTTACGTCGCGCAGAAGGGGATACCTGGTTTGTTTGTGAAGACGGGCTGGAAGTGCGTGAAATGATGAATACAGCTCTGCGCACTGGTGAAAGACAAAACTGTACCGTCACCGTTGAAGCTTTTGTTCCCGAAGATCGTCCGCAAGAACCCGTTGCGCGTTTTCAACTCACCCTTTCGGTGAAAAAGCGCGAGCCCCGCAGCCATGGCTGATTTAAACAAAGCCCGTCAGAAATGCGCAGATGCCCGCAAAATTCTGCAAACCGCACGCTCAATGAAAGGCAATCGCGGCCTGGTTGTCAGAGCGATTGAGCTTTACCAGGAAGTTTTGCGCGAACATGCCCATGAACTGAGTGAACCTTTTGCCGCCCTGGCTCAAATTTCCTGGTCGGGTGGGGATCGGGTCAGTGCCTTTCGCTTTGTTCAGGCCGGCATTCAAATCCACCCGCGCAATACCAAACTCCAGGCCTTGCGCGCCCGCATGGACCAGGCACAAAATACAACCCTTGAAAGCAGTGAAGAAACACTTGGCCCCAGCAAACCTGTATCTGTTCAAAATCCCACAGAATTGCAATCTGACCTTGGGCAGGAACAAGACCAAACCAAGGTCAGCGAAGGGGATGAAATCAGCTTACTGCAAAAAATTCTGATCAAATTGGGCTTTACCGTTCAGATTACAGGAGCCTATGATCGCAATACCTACGCAGCCGTCAGAACCTTTCAGAGCAGCCGCAAACTGCCTGTGACAGGATCCGTAGAAGCCAATACCCGCGAGACACTCAACCCAATCGCAAAGATCGTTTTGGCTGAAGAAAAAGCCACCGAGCAACTCTTGCAGGTCATTGAAAATCTCAGTCTAAGCTTAGCCCAAGACCTCACTGAAAGCCTGAAACAATTGGTCTGGGAATTAATACAACAATTGCTGACCGTGACCCAACAAGTCTTAGAACCAGAAGAAACCCAGGCCCCCCCTCAAGAACGCGACAGTCATCCACGCGAGCCCCTGCAATCACGTCTGGGCAATATGGGGCAAATGGGCATTGTCAGCAAAGGGTGGGAAGTCATTCGTTTACAACAAATCCTGCAAAGAGAAGGCTTCCCCGTCAAAGTCAACGGCAGCTTTGATTTGCAAACCTTTACTGAACTCAGCCGCTTTCAATTGGAACACCATTTGCCCGTGAATGGCCTGGCCGAAGCCGATACCCGTGCCGTGCTCAATCTGCACCTCGAAAAACTCTATGCAGAACTCGACGCCGCAGATGCTCTGCGTGAAGTCATTGACGAGTTTCAGTGTTTTACAGGGATACAGGCCCAAGCCAGTCAAATCATCCGCCTGCGCTTAATCCAGTCTCAATTAATCGAATTGGTTAAAACAGGAAAACTTCCCCCTCCCCCTCCTGAATTGATGGATCTGTGGCAAATACGCTCTGAATTAGGCCCTTCTAACCGTCCGGGCAAAATCAGCAGCG
This window encodes:
- a CDS encoding DNA-binding response regulator; translation: MKNKIVSTLQNTIRKADSTDRTRVLILEDDEISAALIARVLQNESVEVQWITDSESCFMAIDIFKPHILISDILLDESSLNGIEVCQRVKTISPQILVMLISGISDTFEIVSGLEAGAEDYIVKPIEPAQLRARFRVLLRRLAQDNNSSDQAMVSGKFSLNFQKRKVFWAGVEIDMRRREFDLLAYLVKHSGRVITRDELLEFVWSDPQVGGRTVDTHIQRLRRKLNKITEGEELIETSRGIGYFFKGQVEIH
- a CDS encoding DUF4442 domain-containing protein, with product MLAALQNQNWFQSLRNYLPAYFIENTFITLFGLSKVPMLFFLQPRVIALTDKKCIIKIPLSWRSKNHLNSMYFGALAAGADCAGGFMAMKIVYEEKWPISIVFKDFQAEFLRRAEGDTWFVCEDGLEVREMMNTALRTGERQNCTVTVEAFVPEDRPQEPVARFQLTLSVKKREPRSHG